DNA sequence from the Candidatus Acidulodesulfobacterium ferriphilum genome:
AAGATATCCCCCGAAGAATTGGGGCCGCGCGAATCCGTTATAATTCCACATGTTACGGTGTCATCGGTTAAATCATGGGATGAAGTAGCGGAGTGGTATGCCCATCTTACGAAAGACAGGATAAAACCGGGCGTTAATCTTGCTAAATTTATAAAAAAATTGACCGAATCCAAAGAAAGAAAATTAAAAAAGATTAAAGCCGTATATAATTTCGTGGCAAAAAAAATCAGGTATGTCGGATATGAATTCGGCATCGATGGATATAAGCCAAGCAATGTCAATTCTATTTTTAAAAATAGGTTAGGCGACTGTAAGGACCATGCAACCCTGTTCGCATCGATGTTAAACCAGATAGGCGTTAAAGCATACCCTGTCCTTATTCCCACGACCGAAATTCCCGATATGAATCCCGTTATGCCGACGCCGTTCGTATTCGACCACGAAATAACGGCAATAAAGCTTAAAAACGGCAAGTTTATGTTTGCGGATACAACATCCAATGTAACAACCTTCGGCGATCTTCCCCCGATGGATCAGGGCAGAAATGTTCTAATAATTGCCGGCGGCAAGGGTATAACGGCAAAAACCCCTATATTCCCCGCCGAAAAAAATAACATATCGACAAAAGAATATGCAACCGTCAAAAGCAACGGAAGTCTATCCGCAAAAACAACCCTTATTTACACGGGGGCTTACAATATGTATAAAAGATATTTATATTCATCGACATCAAAAAGAAAGAAAAGGGACGGCATCTTAAAAGATATTCTTAACATAACTCCAAATGCTAAACTAACGGGATATTCTTTTGAAAACGGCAACAGCCTTTCCAAGCCATATATCGAAAAAATTTCCTTTTCCGCCAAAAATTATTCAGAAAAAAACGGACGGCTTGTTATAATAAGACCCCCCCTCAGAACAAGGACGACATTATCCCAACTAACAGCCCTTAATTACAGAAAGTATTCTTTAAGGATCGGATATAATTTTTCGGAAAACTCCGTCGTAAGTTTAAAATTTCCAAAAAATTACAAGCCTGTTTTTATTCCTAAAGATATAGAAATCAAAAATACCGTCGGGACTTTCAAAACAAGTTACACGGTTAAAAATAACAGGATTATATTCAGATCGTTTTTTAGCGTCAACGGCTATAAAATTCCCGTAGAAAACTATTCGAAGGCAAAACATTTGTTTAATGCCGCGATAAAAAACCTGAAAGATCAGATATTGATATTTAATGAATCCAAACGATAATACAGACAACGCACGAACAGGTAAAACCGATAACAAGAATCTATCGGTTCATAATAATTGGTTTAAGGAAATTTCTAACCGAAAAGCCCTCGAGATTGGTTTAGTTCAGGTTTATACAGGCAACGGCAAAGGAAAAACAACGGCCGCATTAGGGCAGGCTTTAAGGGCAAGCGGCCATAACTTAAAATCGGTAATAATCCAGTTTCTGAAGGGCGGTTCGTATTCGGGAGAGTTTAAAGCAATAGAAAAATGCCTCCCCCTAATTAAGATTTATCAAGTCGGCAGGCCATTTTTTATCGATAAAAAAAATATTCCGAAAAAAGATATAGAACTTAACAGGGAAGGTCTAACCCTCGCCGAAAATATTGCCGCGGGCAAAAACGATATAAGCATTTTGATTTTAGATGAAATAAATGTCGCTTTAAATTTGGGAATAATAAAAACGGAGGAAGTTATAAACTTAATAAAAAATAAAAGGCCGGATATAGAATTAATACTGACTGGAAGAAATGCCCCCAAAGAAATAATAGATGCGGCTGATTTGGTTACCGAGATGAATGAAATCAAACACTATTATTCTAAAAATATTCCGTCGAGAACGGGAATAGAAAAATAATAAAACGAGCGTTCATTTTTTTATTGACAAATTATTTTTAAATAACTTATAATGTTTCAAATAAAATAAAACGAGCGTTCATTTTAAAAAATAGAAATGAGTTCAATAAAGGAAAATATAGCAAAAAAGAAGATATTTGAATTTTGCATAAGAGAATTTGCAAGGGCTGGTTATGCAAATGTAAGCATTAGAAATATATCGAAAGGCGTCGGCATAAGCATAGGAGCAATATATTACTATTTTTCTTCCAAAGAACAGATAGGACAATTTTTATACGATAAGACTACAGAAATTATTCTAAATAAAATCAGGTTGGGTATCAAAAAAGCTCCGAATGACAAAGAAGCGTTAAGATCAATTATATATAACTTGTTCGATATGTCGGAAAAAGAACCGCATCTAATGGAATTCATCCTTTATGTTAAGCACAAAGAATTTTTGCCTGACGCCCCGCCGATATGCTCTTCAAAACCTTTTGAATTTATAAAGAATTTTATCAAAGAAAAGATCGAAAGCGGAGTCTTCAGGGATATGGATATCGTCATTGCATCGGCTTTAATAATGGGACCTGTCATCAGGATAATCCAGTTGAGGATGGATAACATTTTAAAGAATGACATAAGATTATACACCAAACCTTTATTAAACGGCATCGTTAAATCTATATTTAAAAAACAGGCTTGACTTGAAATGAAATTTCGCAAATATTTCTTAGTTTTCCCCTTGTTAATTATCTTTCTGATTAATATCGGATATATTCATAACGCGAATGCGTTAAATTTTAAAGTCGGAAGGTCGCCTTACGGGCTTGCCGTGGGAAAGAAAGATAATATTTATGTTGCCATCGGCGGATTTTTAAATGTTATTAAACTTAACGAAAAAGGAAAGATAATTAAGAATATGAAAGCAGATTTTGCTCCATCCGGGGTTGTAATAAATAAAAACGGGCGCATTTATGTTACGACGGGCATTGGATATGTAGTAAAGCTCGGCAGAACCGGAAAAATCATTAAGAAGGTTAAGGTTGGAATGATTCCTGCCGGAATCGCGATAGGTCCGGATGGGAATATTTATGTTGCATCAATCCACTCTAAGACCGTTACAAAATTAAACCCGTCGCTTAAGATATTAAAGGTCTTTTACGCGGGAATTGCCCCTTACGGTATAGCAATAAACGGGAACGGCGATATTTATGTTACGAATTTTTTAAATAAAGGAACCGTTACCGTTTTAAATAAAAGCGGAAAGATAGAAAAAATATTCAAAGCTCAAAGAAAGCCGGAGGGTATTGCTATAGGTCCCGCGGGTAATATTTATGTTACAAACGGGTTAAGCGACAGTGTATTGAAATTCGATAAAACAGGGAAAATTTTAAAGACATTTCATGTGAAAGGCGCACCGTACGGAATTGCGTTAAGCACTTCGGGAAATATGTTCATATCCTGCATATATTCCAATAATGTCGTCAAGTTGAGCCATGCGGGAAAGATTCTAAATACTTACGCAACAGGGATGAACCCTAACTTCATCGCAATAGACAATAAAGGCAATGTCTGGACGGCAAACTGGGGAGACGGTACGGTAACTAAAATTGCAGGCGCAACAAAGGGAATAGAGTTTTTCCCGTATAAAGGACCAATTTGGCAGGAAAGTTTTTAATTTTAATATATAAAATTATAAAAGGAGGCTTGAAATGGCTGAAGAAAAAAATTTAGAAAATGTAAAACCGGATGAAACATTAGATGTGTTGGGCGAAACATGTCCTATTCCTGAAGCTATGGCTCATAAAAAGCTCAACAAAATGAAAGTGGGGCAGGTGCTGGAGGTTTACACCGACCATGCGGCGGCGGTTGAAAACTCGTTTCCATCCATGCTCAATAAATTAAACTATCCTTACTGCGTAACAAAAACAGGTCCGGGCGAGTTTACTATCAAAATTAAAAAAACATCTTAAATAATTCAGTTATAATTTAATAATTTAATAATTTTATTTTAAGTAAAGGGGGCATTATATTATGAATCCTTATTTTCTCGAATATACTATAATAGGTATTGCAGGATTAATTTTTGGCGCGGCGCTCGAAAGGGGAAGAATGTGTTTTGTGCTTGCCACAAACAACATGTTCATGGCAAAAGATACAAAAATATTGGAAGGTATTTTATGGGCTTTTGGAATTTCTATTCTTGCTTTCGGCATTATAGAATCGCTTGGAATCGTTCCAATAAAAGCCGCGGTTGAAGGCGTATTTCCTTCGGGATGGTATGATTTGGTCGGCGCGCTTTTATTCGGGTTTGGCATAGGACTTTGCGGCGCATGCATGAGCGGTTTGATATTCAGGGCGGGTTCAGGATTTACGCAAAATTGGATGCAATTATTTGGAATACTGGTAGGAACGATATTCTTTGCATTCTTGATTTTTCCATTAACTAATTTTCTTTACTGGATTTTGCATACTATACCATGGCTTACTATAAAACCCGGCCTTTCCGATTATATTCCTCATCAGTGGTTTGGAAATGCCGTATGGGGACCCTTTGTCGTAGCTTTAATTTTTGGCATTTTTTTCCTTGGTTTAGGGTTATATCTTACCAAAAGAAGATTTACGAAGATTGGCAAGGAGCGGGGCGAGAACTATAAAGAGCCTGTCATAACATGGGATATGTTAAAATTTAAAGAGGCTTTTTCCCCGAGATTGGGCGGATTATTGTTTGCCGTCGTTGCAATTATAGTTTTTTTAGTCTCATATTTTACCGTACATAAAGCGGCCTACATGGGCGTTACCACTCCTTACGGCAGTTTCGACACATACATTTTGGCTCCTTTCATAAATTTATATACCACGGTCGGACATTATAAAGCCTCATTTTTACCGAAAATATCGTCAAATTGGTTTCAAATAGTCCCCGTAGCTATTCCGATGACCTTGCTTGTTATAACCACATTCGCCGGTTCTACGACCACAGCTATTTTAGGAGGAGAATTTAAATGGAGAGTGCCGAAAAGGAAAATAATGTTTCTTCAAAATTTTATTGGCGGCATTCTTACAGGCGTGGGCGCAAGAATAGCGTTAGGGTGCAATATCGGAACTCTATGGTCAGGGTTTTTGATGTTTTCATGGGCAGGGGCGTTATTTTTACCGACGCTGGTTCTCGGAATGTATCTTGCCCTTAAGTTTCAACAGGCGATATGGTAATAAAACATTAAATATTAGTACTAAGGAGGATTTAAATGGCTGCAGCTAACATGAAAAAAAGAAAAAATCATAACTGGTGCGGAATAACATTTTTAGCTTTATATGGATTATTTACTATATACGCATCATTTTTCTTATCTTCTTTAAATAAAGGTAAGGTCATAGGAAAATTATCCGATGAAGCCGTTACCGGAATAAAAGAGAGTTTTATCCTGTGGGGTATAATCATGATTATAGGCGCTATTCTTCTTTTAATAAGAGAATATGTCCTGAAATCCGGGCAGGAAGAGGTTAAGGATACGGAAAGCGGCGTGTCTCCACATTATTAAAATTCCCTTACAAATAATATATATAACATTCGAGGATTTTTAAATGAAACTTGCAATTTTAATAACAACAGATAAATATAAGGGTCATGTCGAAAATATTATAGGCAGCGCTAAACATTTGGGTTATGAAATAAAATGCTTTATAATGGATGATGGAGTAAATTTATTAAACGATAAAAATTTTGTCGGTAAATTAAAAGAAGCCGGTTCGGATGTCTCGCTTTGCGAATATTCGTGCAGCATTAGAAGCATACATGAAAAGGTTGAAGGTTTCCTGTACGCTTCTCAATACGAAAACGCAAGCATAATAAACGCATTAACAAACGAAGACAGGCTTTTGGTTTTTTAATGTAGGAGGTAAAAAAAATGACTAAAAAAATTGCGGTTTTTACCCGCGACAGACAGGCTGAAGCGCTTAGAATGTCGGGGGGGCTTACGCTTCTCGATGATAAGGTCGAAGTATATGTTCTTGATAAAAAGCTCGAGGATAATAAAGTTATAGCCAAGCATCTCGATATGGTTCAAAACATGCTTGAACTTCCCGTTTTTACAAATTGCAGGGACAACCCTTTCGAATATTTGACAAATGAAGAATTGGCAAATAAAATGCTTGAATTCGATGTGGTTATACCTTATTAAATTATTCTAAACAATAAATGAATGTAAATGGCAGGGAGAGCTAAATATGAAAATACTTCATGTATTAAAAAGAGAGCCGTCAAAAACGGAAACCGAAATTATCGATATCCATTCCAAGTCTTATGATACAAGCGTTATTAGGCTTTACGAAGACGGCATCGACTATAACGGCTTCTTAAAGGATGTATTTAAATATGACAAGGTATTTTGTTGGTAGTTTAAAAGATTATCATTATAATATATAGTTAATATATATATTATAATAAATTTAATGCAATACTACTAAAAAGGAGTTAAGATTATGAAAAAGATTATTATCTTAAGCGTGATTTTCTTACTTTCGTCAGCGGCCGTTTCTTATGCCGGAAATTTTAATCAAGTGTTGGCGCAAAAGGCTTATGAAGCGCTGAACCCTCATAATGTCGGTCCAAAACCGAACGCCGTCGGAGTGGTGGGCGTCCCCCAAATTATGGCGCCGGTGCTTTACAAAGAGTATGTCGTAGAACACAACCCGAAACACTATTTTCTTTTAGATGTAAGAGAGCATGCCGCATTTGTGAAAATGGGTCATATTGCCGGCGCCCATAATATTCCCCTGCAGGTGCTTTTTACTCCAAAGTATTTAGAGATGCTTCCAAAACACCATACAATTATCAGCATCTGCTATGTCGGGCAGTGGGAATCGATGGCTGCATCGCTGTTAAAGGTAATGGGCTATAATGTTAAAATATTAAGATTCGGCATGTCTTCATGGAATCCCAAAATAGACTTGCTTCACCGGAATAAAGTAGTATTTGGAGACTTTCCCCTTGTTCATTAATTTAGAAAGGGACATATACAATCTTATGTGTTTATGTTATACTGTTAAAAATTGGTTAATATAAGTACGATTATTATTAAAATTAATTCTAAATCAATTAAAAAAGGAGATGATCAATACGATGAAAAAATTCATTATCAGTACTGTTTTTACCGCCGCCGCAGCTTTTATATTCATGGTCAGTTTTAGCATGGTTTCGGGCATAAATAACAGTTATGCTTTGCAAGGCAGTCATTTGACGGGCAGCGGTAAGATAACGGCTAAAAAAAATTCAAAGACTAAAAATGACGAAAATAAGTCAAAAAAGAAATTAAATAAAATGGGCGCCGGTTGCTTATAATCATTTATAATCTTTATTTAAACCTG
Encoded proteins:
- a CDS encoding cob(I)yrinic acid a,c-diamide adenosyltransferase; amino-acid sequence: MNPNDNTDNARTGKTDNKNLSVHNNWFKEISNRKALEIGLVQVYTGNGKGKTTAALGQALRASGHNLKSVIIQFLKGGSYSGEFKAIEKCLPLIKIYQVGRPFFIDKKNIPKKDIELNREGLTLAENIAAGKNDISILILDEINVALNLGIIKTEEVINLIKNKRPDIELILTGRNAPKEIIDAADLVTEMNEIKHYYSKNIPSRTGIEK
- a CDS encoding DUF3857 domain-containing protein; the encoded protein is MLKKGIICLLPLLLLINFININNSFAYKNVKSVKSDSSSKTLLDFTKERITRNFEDIITEHEIIKILNEKGIKKYSALSFPFSKKNQKLKVYFIKIIQPNGDIININLNSLRTVTAPFNPEAPIFSNQLLKTVQLPGLVMGSIIDYKYRSTVMKPYMKNNFFTEDYFGGLPPLKKSVYKLIIPKGIHYQYAEYKFNEKPRIINGSKNTALIWTMRNRKKISPEELGPRESVIIPHVTVSSVKSWDEVAEWYAHLTKDRIKPGVNLAKFIKKLTESKERKLKKIKAVYNFVAKKIRYVGYEFGIDGYKPSNVNSIFKNRLGDCKDHATLFASMLNQIGVKAYPVLIPTTEIPDMNPVMPTPFVFDHEITAIKLKNGKFMFADTTSNVTTFGDLPPMDQGRNVLIIAGGKGITAKTPIFPAEKNNISTKEYATVKSNGSLSAKTTLIYTGAYNMYKRYLYSSTSKRKKRDGILKDILNITPNAKLTGYSFENGNSLSKPYIEKISFSAKNYSEKNGRLVIIRPPLRTRTTLSQLTALNYRKYSLRIGYNFSENSVVSLKFPKNYKPVFIPKDIEIKNTVGTFKTSYTVKNNRIIFRSFFSVNGYKIPVENYSKAKHLFNAAIKNLKDQILIFNESKR
- a CDS encoding sulfurtransferase TusA family protein is translated as MAEEKNLENVKPDETLDVLGETCPIPEAMAHKKLNKMKVGQVLEVYTDHAAAVENSFPSMLNKLNYPYCVTKTGPGEFTIKIKKTS
- a CDS encoding rhodanese-like domain-containing protein: MKKIIILSVIFLLSSAAVSYAGNFNQVLAQKAYEALNPHNVGPKPNAVGVVGVPQIMAPVLYKEYVVEHNPKHYFLLDVREHAAFVKMGHIAGAHNIPLQVLFTPKYLEMLPKHHTIISICYVGQWESMAASLLKVMGYNVKILRFGMSSWNPKIDLLHRNKVVFGDFPLVH
- a CDS encoding TetR/AcrR family transcriptional regulator, giving the protein MSSIKENIAKKKIFEFCIREFARAGYANVSIRNISKGVGISIGAIYYYFSSKEQIGQFLYDKTTEIILNKIRLGIKKAPNDKEALRSIIYNLFDMSEKEPHLMEFILYVKHKEFLPDAPPICSSKPFEFIKNFIKEKIESGVFRDMDIVIASALIMGPVIRIIQLRMDNILKNDIRLYTKPLLNGIVKSIFKKQA
- a CDS encoding YeeE/YedE family protein, whose product is MNPYFLEYTIIGIAGLIFGAALERGRMCFVLATNNMFMAKDTKILEGILWAFGISILAFGIIESLGIVPIKAAVEGVFPSGWYDLVGALLFGFGIGLCGACMSGLIFRAGSGFTQNWMQLFGILVGTIFFAFLIFPLTNFLYWILHTIPWLTIKPGLSDYIPHQWFGNAVWGPFVVALIFGIFFLGLGLYLTKRRFTKIGKERGENYKEPVITWDMLKFKEAFSPRLGGLLFAVVAIIVFLVSYFTVHKAAYMGVTTPYGSFDTYILAPFINLYTTVGHYKASFLPKISSNWFQIVPVAIPMTLLVITTFAGSTTTAILGGEFKWRVPKRKIMFLQNFIGGILTGVGARIALGCNIGTLWSGFLMFSWAGALFLPTLVLGMYLALKFQQAIW